The DNA region CCTTCAACTCTGCAGTTTTTGCCTGGCAAAGCGCTTCAAGCAGCATAAACTTTGGCTCAAGGGGAGTGTTCTTAGTTTTTGCTATGCCCCCTTGTACGATGCTCAGGGCCTCGGAGAGTTGACCCTTGGAGTAAAGCTCATACGCTTTTTGGTAAAGGGCTTCGCCCTCATTCTGTTGCTTGCTCAGCTGCTCAAAGTAGGCCGGGTTTGAGAGGAGTATTGCATAAGGGCTTTTGGGGTAATTTGTAATAAGCGTACTCCGGAAAAGGGCTGCATCGTCCTGCCGGTTATACTGCGATGCCATACGGTATAGCCTGTAGTAAGCATTTGCAGCAATATCTTGATCAGCAAATCGTTGCGCAAGTTTTAGGTATGCTGCTTTAGCCTCGTTATAATCGGAGAGGTTAACCTCGTAAATTTCAGCAACCCTGAGCATGGCATTTTTAATTTTCTCAACGGAAAGCTGTTTTAGCGAGTCGCTGAAAGGTAGGTTAACCAGGTAGTACTCGGGTGTTTTAGGCGATAGTTGCTTTTGGGGCTCTTGTCCTGAGGTGTTCCCGGTTCCAGCCACTGCAACCTCGTCGCTGCTGAGCACCCGTTTGTTTTTTCGGCGCCAGTTGTCCTCAAGCTTACGCTTGCCCCACTTCATCTGAAACTCCGATTGTCCATAGCTTAGCGATGCCTGGTTGTAGAAATACCATTTGCCACTTTCCTGGGTGTTCTCGGTTCGGTATCGCTGGGTTTGCTGGTAAAGCAGGGATTGGTTTCTTTCTTCCTGCTCCATTGCGCGAGCTCGCTGTTCCTCAACTTCAATGTTGGCTATAATAGCTTTGATAAGGGTATCGCGCTCCTCCTTGGGCATGGCTGCAACCCTTAACAGGCTATCCTCGGTTTTAATGGTGGTAATGTTTTCAACTAGTGAGTTGAGGTATTTTGCTTTCTGCTCAATTCGTTCAAACTCGGGGTAGGTATTATCCAACGAGTTGTATGAGCTATCGTAGTAAGCCTGGGCGCGGGTGTAATCGTTTTTTGAAAAGTAGTAGTCGGCCAGCACCAGGTACGACATCCCCTTTTGGTTGCTATTGCTTTTGCTATACTTTGCTGATAGGGTATAGTACTCAATTGCTTTATCGATATTGCCATCTTTTTTCTCCAGATTTCCAAGAGTGAAATAGAGCTGGTCAAGGTAATCGGCGTTTTTAGCGTCCTTGGAAAGCTTGATAAGTTCACGCTTAAGCTCGTCGCCCTGTTTTTGGCTAAGCGCAATCATTTGGATGCGTGCGCTAAAGGCCATATCGTAGGCGGGATTCAACCTCAAAACTTTTTGGTAAGCAACCAGGGCTTCGCCGTTTTTCCCAACCTGCTGTAGGGTTTGGGCAAGAATGTAGGTGTACCTAATTTTATCGTTCCTTTTGGGGGCGAGCTCAATGGCCTTCCTAAGGTGTGGGAGCATTGCCTCGGGTTGCTGCTGCTTTTGGTAGTAGTATGCCCATGTTGATGAAAGAAGATGGTTAAACTCCTTGTCACGAGGGCGCTTACGGTTACTTTCAACCGATTTTAGCCTATCCTGCGCATCAACAAAATCGCCCTCCAGAATTGCAACTCGTGCCAACCAAACCTGTGCCTCAAACCATATGGGTAATCCCGGAAACTGCCTGATTACAAACTCAAATGTTGAGCGGGCTTTAGTCAAGTCCTGTTTCCATGTATGAGCTTTACCAACCAGCAGCCACGATTCCCTTGCCCATTTAACATACTCGTTAAGGCTCATGAATTCCTTTTCTTTAGGGCTTAGGGTGTTCTTGGTACGTGCCGGTTTTACGGTTATTGAGTGCCGCGCCAGTAGCATGGTACACTTGTTGAGAGCGCGCTCCATATCGCTCGATACAATTCCGGGCACTTGGCTTTCGCCTATCAGCAAAACAGGTAATGGCAGGGTGTAATTGTAGTTTATCCCTTTTTCGGCTTTATAGGTACCGCTTTTGTAGCTATCGTAGGCGTTGTAGTAGTAATTGTAAAATGAGGTTAGATTATGGTAGTTTCGGCTCACAAACGTATTCTTTTGTGTTGAGCACGACCATACCCCTAATAGTAAAACAATGCCCAAAACTAGCAGCAATCGGGTGTAACTAGATTTTATCAATTCAAAACAATTTTGCATTACAAAAACGGATAATAGCCCCAAAAAGTATACAGGGGCACAATATTACAAATAATTGTGGACTTTGGGTTTAATTCCTTTACCTTCTTCAACGGAAAAACGCTACTCTACCTCAATTACCAAATACTTTGAAACCGACCAGAATTTTTGGGTATCGGTAATTTTAAGCTCTTCAATTATTCCCTTCTCGTTGGTTGTTAGGGTATATGACTCCTTGGGATGGGTTGTAACAACAGTAACTTTTTTGGCCGAGAGGGGGATGCTCACGGTTTTAGTTATATCGATACGTACAAAGTAGTTCTGGTTAAATTCAGCTTTCATTTTGCTCGATTTGCCAATCCCTAGGAAACCACCGGTTTTGTCGATAACCTTATTATCAATCAGCTCCCGCCTTGTTCCAATGGCATACCAGGCTGTGTTGAGCTGTTCGGTTTGGCTTTGAATTTTTACACTCATCTCGACCTTTTCCTCCATTAGCGTATCGATGCGCGCATTTAGCTGGGTTACCGTAAAGTTAAGTTGGGTAAGATTTTCCTTAAGCTGTTCAATTTCATGTTCCTTTTCCTCAAGCTGTTGGGTAACATTGGCAATCATTCGCTCAAACTCAGCCACCTTAAGGTTAGCTTCTTTCAACTTTTTTCGGAGTGCCGCAATGGTTTGGCGGTTCTTATCCATCAGCATGTTGATGGTTTGGATATCCTCATCAATTTGTTGGCGCACATCGGGCTTTAGCTCACTACCAGCAATGGCATTCTTGCTAATGGTTTGCTCCTTCTGCTTAATAACACTCAGGTTTTGCTCAATCTCACCCATAAAGGCGAAAAACTGATTAATGGTAGAATCTTTAATTCTTGCCTCGTTGCGTAAGGCCTCGTTTTCCTTGGTTAGTAGTTCAATCTTTTTCTTGCTTGAACCATCGCACGATACCAGCAAATAGGCAAACGTAATTACAATAGCTACTCTTGCTATACCCTGTGCTTTCATATGTGTAAAATAATTGGTTTGAAGTGTGCAATTTAGGTAAAACTTTGTTTAGTTGAGTTTTAGGGAGCAGGAATTTTGGGAATAAACTGTATAGCATAAAATTTTTATGAATCACTACTGTTCTGCTAAAGATTTTTAGTGTTTGTCATGCTGAGCATCGCCGAAGCATCTCTTGGAACATTCAACCCTTTTGATTGTTTTACGGCAATCTCTCTTTGCCATGCATTCCCTTTGCGATGCAACTATTCACCATTGCTCTTTGGAAAAAGTACTGCGTGCATCGCCCAAAATTTTGAATACAACAATACCCAGGGTTAAAACCCTGGGCTTAACTGATTTGCCCTTTCAGGGCGATTAAAGTGCGTGTCCAAAGACGTGTGATAACTGGTGAGTTCTTAAATCTTAAATTTTAAATCTTAAATAAATCGAGATTCCCCGATTATCTCGGAATGATAGGATTCGTTGTTCGTTGTTCGTGAATCGTTGTTCGTAAATATCACTCCATGTGCTCTGTGTGACTCCATGTGACACTGTTTAACATTGTGATACTGGTTTTGTTGATAGTTAATGCAATTGATCCTAGTTTATACTGAATGAAGCAATTTTTGCAAATTATTTACCAAACGCCAATTACTAAATACGAAACACTAAACACCACCCAACTGTAAACTGCATACTGTACACTGTACACTGTACACTAAGAATTATATCCTTCACTTTGCACAACATGACAAAAGGAGGGGCTATTTTGTATTCTAGACGACATTGGACAAAAAATTTTGATTGGACAGTATTGTATAATAATGCTTCATTAATAAAAAAGCTATTTTTCCCTACATTTTTTGCAGGAATCCTTCAACTTTATATCTTTACGTGTCAAAATAAACAGTATTTACAAAAATCATTGAAAAGCGATGCATTTACTTGAAGCTAAAGGAATAGAGAAACGCTACTCCAACCATTTGGCGCTCGACGATGTTAGCATATCGGTGCCAAGGGGTAGTATCTACGGCCTTTTGGGGCCAAATGGAGCGGGTAAAACTACCCTTATCCGTATCATAAACCAAATTACTGGCCCTGATAGGGGCGAGGTGCTATTTGATGGTCGGCAAATGCAACCTAACGATATTTACCGTATTGGTTACCTACCCGAGGAAAGGGGACTTTACAAGAAGATGAAGGTGGGAGAACAGGCCCTCTTCCTTGCACAGCTCAAAGGTCTTAGCCGTGCTGAGGCCATGAAGCGTTTAAAGTCCTGGTTTGAGAAATTCGAAATTCAGGCCTGGTGGGATAAAAAAATCGAGGAGCTCTCTAAGGGTATGGCTCAAAAGGTTCAGTTTATGGTTACCGTTGTTCACGAGCCTGAGCTG from Tenuifilum sp. 4138str includes:
- a CDS encoding tetratricopeptide repeat protein; this encodes MIKSSYTRLLLVLGIVLLLGVWSCSTQKNTFVSRNYHNLTSFYNYYYNAYDSYKSGTYKAEKGINYNYTLPLPVLLIGESQVPGIVSSDMERALNKCTMLLARHSITVKPARTKNTLSPKEKEFMSLNEYVKWARESWLLVGKAHTWKQDLTKARSTFEFVIRQFPGLPIWFEAQVWLARVAILEGDFVDAQDRLKSVESNRKRPRDKEFNHLLSSTWAYYYQKQQQPEAMLPHLRKAIELAPKRNDKIRYTYILAQTLQQVGKNGEALVAYQKVLRLNPAYDMAFSARIQMIALSQKQGDELKRELIKLSKDAKNADYLDQLYFTLGNLEKKDGNIDKAIEYYTLSAKYSKSNSNQKGMSYLVLADYYFSKNDYTRAQAYYDSSYNSLDNTYPEFERIEQKAKYLNSLVENITTIKTEDSLLRVAAMPKEERDTLIKAIIANIEVEEQRARAMEQEERNQSLLYQQTQRYRTENTQESGKWYFYNQASLSYGQSEFQMKWGKRKLEDNWRRKNKRVLSSDEVAVAGTGNTSGQEPQKQLSPKTPEYYLVNLPFSDSLKQLSVEKIKNAMLRVAEIYEVNLSDYNEAKAAYLKLAQRFADQDIAANAYYRLYRMASQYNRQDDAALFRSTLITNYPKSPYAILLSNPAYFEQLSKQQNEGEALYQKAYELYSKGQLSEALSIVQGGIAKTKNTPLEPKFMLLEALCQAKTAELKVFKTSLSNLAANFPKTEEGHLAEVMLKQVEQRELQLISGQTDLDIAPVTPQTEIQASIYSATDGEHMFVMLVPKRSNINQTKFNIISFNVDEFLEADLNVANQPFTDYIEMITCTGLKDKQTAIKYFKMISKEPKVFAGLKPADYQMFVISIDNFARFLSDKSIPDYLNFFKANYKTE